A section of the Caldisericota bacterium genome encodes:
- the rpsT gene encoding 30S ribosomal protein S20 has protein sequence MPILKASKKSVRKDKKRTERNTNYKIALKRVLDFAKKSGYSEDKVREAIKTIDKLEAKGIIHQNNASRKKSALMKKLNQAKSTETAVKEETPEQETSD, from the coding sequence ATGCCTATATTAAAAGCTTCAAAAAAATCAGTAAGAAAAGATAAGAAACGTACAGAAAGAAATACAAATTATAAAATTGCGTTAAAAAGAGTACTTGATTTTGCAAAAAAGAGTGGATATAGTGAAGATAAAGTAAGAGAAGCAATAAAAACTATTGATAAATTAGAGGCGAAAGGAATTATTCATCAAAATAACGCTTCGAGAAAAAAATCTGCACTGATGAAAAAATTAAACCAGGCAAAAAGCACAGAAACAGCTGTCAAAGAAGAAACGCCTGAACAAGAAACATCTGATTAA